ACTCAGGTGGTATCTCGCACGATGGTTGTTTGCCTTATTTGGACTCTTTTCCTTAATTTGGATCTGGGTGGCCAGTCAGGTGTATCACTATGCCTGGGATGGGACCTCAGAATATTATCTTTATCAAGACCTAGAGGTAGCGTTGTCTGGACAGCTAATGTTGCCATACGAGGATGGCGGTAAATTGATGGGTAATTGGCAAGATTTACCTACAGACTATCAGCAAGCTTTAAGTCAGCATGGGCTTGGGCCAGAGGCAAAGGGGCAGGAAATCACGCAACTGCTGACGCTGTCAGATGATTATCTATATACTCTGCGCTATACAGAAAGCGCCTTCGAGCCGCTGTATATTATTCATCGTATTAGCGGCCAGGATTCGCCAAGTCTGGTGGCGGTATTCATTGCGCTGACGCTGGCTTTGTTGATACTCGCTGCAGTGACCTGGTGGCCAATACACCGGCGTATTGCACGTGAATCCGGGCGACTGACAGCGTCTTTGCAGAGCGTATCTTTACAGGAGAATGAAACTCAGGCAGCGCAATTTGAAGAGTTCTCTCACCACTCCATTCTCGCTGCAACGGATGCGTATGCACAGCGTTATGCGCAGCAACAGGAACGGCTTTATTCCGCTTTTTTAAGCCATGAACTTAACACTCCGCTGGCTCAGATCCACAATACGATCTCACGTTTTGAACAACTTGATGAGCTTCCTTTAGATGCGTTACCTTTGCTGACTCAGCTTGAAGAGGCCGGGCAGGATCTGGCTTCGCTGAGTGAAGCCATTTTGTTATTGTGTAAAGCTGATCAGGTGCGGCTGACGTCAACTGACCTCAATGTATTTTTGCAAACTTGGCAGCAGCACTGGCAGCAACAGGGGCTCAGGATCACGCTCGAACTCCCATCAGAGCCGATAATTAAACCTGTGCAGTCGCGTTTGCTGAATCTGCTTCTGGAGCAGATTGGCAAAAACGCGCTGCAACACGGTGAGGGCTCGCTCAGTGTGTCGTTGGACAGCGATGGAATGATTTTCACGAATGGTATCAGCACACAACAAACGCATCAGGGGCAGGGGTTAGGCACTCGCATTGTGTCACGCGTGTGTGCTTGTTTTGGCTGGCAGGCACAGCATAAGCCGGGTCAGTATTACACACTGACAATCCATTTTTCCGGTTACCATGGGGACTTATCTTCACAAGTCTGATGTGCTCATGCCCGTTTGCGTGTGGCTATGCCAGTATTTGAAATGCAGCCAATGATGGCAATAGCAATTTACCGGGAAGCATTGAGACCCATTTTTGAAGTCAGATACTCAAAACGTTATTGAAGACGCCTACACTGAGTCTGTCCACTTTATTTGATTACCCTTAAACCTATTGGCACAAGGCTTTTTGCGTGGTTTAGCATCGAAATGGTGCTATTCACCATGTGATTGATAATTGACCAAAATATTCCCCATGTTTGAGAGTCCGTGACTATACTCTGAGTGAGCATTTTAGAATAAATGGATCTACCGATTACAGAGTGAAGGAATAATGGAGTTTAACACCTTAAGCACACGAATAAGCACTGGGTTCTCACTGGCTTTTTTGATCCCCGCCACCATTGTTATTGCAGCGCTTTTTCAGTTAGCTGAGCTGGAGCAAAGTAGCACTCAGTTTAGTACGAATGAACTGGCCAGTGTTAAGCATATGCAGGCACTGAGATCTAACTTCGAGGACTCTAAACTCGAGCTGAAATCCTGGATGGCAGGCGGCGGTCAGCAACACTTGCAAGGGCGACGCGAGGCCTGGCAAAACATTGACGAGTCCCTGTTTAAGATTAAAAGATTGTCCTTGTCGGCCTTGAGCCGGGACCAGGTTGTCAGGCTTGAAGCAAAGCTGGGTGAAGCCAGGCTGGTTCAGCAGCAAATAGAAGCCGTGGCGCAAACCGAAGAAAACTTCCCAGGGTTACAAATTCTCTTTAATCAGGCGATGCCCAGAGCTGAGCGGATCCAAAATGCGGTAACGCTATTGATTGAGCGGGAAGAAGAGCTCTTTGCGGGAGAGCAGCGCAAGCAACTTCTTAAGCACCTGGCAGACTTCAGGGCCAGCTTCGCAATTTCAATGAGCGCTGCAAAGGCGTTTTTGCTCAGCAATCAGGAGTCCTATTTCAGGGATTTTGAGGAGCATCACTCCTGGCATGAAGACGCCTGGTTAAATGTCCAGCAACAACAAACCTTGTTGGACGAGCAGCAGATAATGCAATTTCAGAAAATTATGCGTTTACGTGTCGAATATTGGGCGTTGGTACGAGATATGTTCGAGTTCAGACGCAGTGCTGATTGGGATCAGGCAGAAAGCATCTGGCAAGCGCAATTGGGTCCGTTAACGCGGGCACTCAAAAATCAGCTGATTGAAATCGAAATTGCGCAGCAACAGCTTGCAGATAACAGCCTGATGTCTAATCAAAATAGCTTAGCAGAGTTGTCTTTATTCTCTGTTATTGCACTTGCCCTGGCGGCAATGATAACAACACTTATCGCGTACTTAATTAACAAGCAGATAGGGCAATCGATTAATCAGTCAATTGAGGTTGCAGAGCAAGTTGCTGACGGCGATTTTAGCACCAATGTACAGCTTCAAGGTAGCAAAGAGGTGAGGCAGCTGTCCCGCTCACTGGCAAAAATGACGGAAACACTACGTGCCATCACCCGCCATGCAAAAGAAATAGAAAAAGGGGACTATACTCAAGACTTTACCCCAAAAGGAGCACAAGACTTACTGGGGATAGCGCTGAATGCAATGACCAAAAATTTGCGTAAAGCTTATCAACTTTCGCAAGCGCAAACCTGGTTAAAAGCAGGGCAAGCCGATATTGCTGAGCGTTTAACTGGTAATCAGTCTGTGGTTCAAATTTATCAAATTGCCTGTGATTTTTGCACCGGCTATTTGGAAGCTGAAGTAGGTGCTTTTTACGCAGCACAAGGCGAAACTTTCCAGTTAAAGGCCAGTTATGCTTATCAATGTCGAAATACCGAAAATACTGAATTTAAACTCGGAGAAGGGCTGGTTGGGCAGGCCGCGTTAGAAAGCAAGTTATTGTATCTTAGAGAGTTGCCTGAAGATCATGTGTCGATTTTGGTAGACTCGGGCCTGGGGCACTCTGCTGCACGGCATGTGGTTGCTATGCCAGTAAAAGACAGACGGCAAAATGAAGCCGTGCTGGCAGTGATCGTTGTTGCCAGCGTTAAGCCGTTTTCTGCAGAGAGCATTGAGTTGCTTGAGTTGTGTGCGGATAGTATTGCACAGGCCATTGCATCAGCTCAGTCACGTGGCAGGCTACAGGAGCTATTGGATGAATCGCAGCAGCAGGCAGAGGAGCTTGAGTCCCAGCAGCAGGATTTAAAAGCGGCCAATGAGGAACTGGAACAGCAAACACAGGAGCTAAAGCGTTCGGAAGAAGAGCTCAGAGAGCAAAGAAGCCGCCTGACTCAAACCAATACGGAATTAACAGAGCGCACGGACACCTTACAGAAACAAAAAGTCGAAATCGAAAATGCCCGCATTGAGTTACAGCATCGTGCAGAACAGCTGGCCGCATCCAGCAAGTACAAGTCTGAGTTTTTGGCCAACATGTCACATGAATTACGGACGCCGCTGAATAGTTTGCTGCTACTGTCGCAATCTTTAGCCAGAAACTCGGAAGGTAACTTAAGCGACGATCAGCTTGAAGACATTGAGGTCATTTATAACGGTGGCCAGTCTTTATTGACGCTAATTAATGAAATTCTGGATTTATCAAAGGTTGAGGCGGGTAAGCTAAAACTGATCTCAGACAGGGTTGATTTGCACGGCTTTGTGGCTCGACTGAAGAGACAGTTTGAGCCGCTTGCTAAAGAAAAGAATCTGGATTTTAAGGTTTCTATCTCTGCGTTGGCACCTAAAGACATAGAAACTGATGAGCTCAGACTGGAGCAAATATTACGTAATTTATTGTCTAATGCATTTAAGTTTACGGACCAGGGGCATGTTGAGCTATGCATAGAGCCACTCGCTGGTGATGTGCAATTCAGTAATTTGGAGCAGACCCCGGATGACTGTCTGAGTTTTGTCGTTAAAGACACAGGTATTGGCATTGAGCCAGACAAACAACAAGCGATTTTTGAAGCTTTTCAGCAAGCAGATGGTTCAACTAGCCGAGCCTTTGGTGGTACAGGGCTGGGACTGACCATATCGCGAGAGTTCAGTAAGTTGCTGGGTGGAGAGATCCATCTGACCAGCGAATTGGGGGCAGGTAGTACTTTTTCTTTGTATATACCGTGCCAAAAACAACTAGACTCTGCGGAGCAAGTTACATCTGTGCCACAAACTGAGGTGCACAAAAGTCAACCGGTGCAGCAAAATGATTTTGTGAAAGTGCATGATGATGCCTTACTGGCTGAGCCGCTGTCACAAAGCGTAGCTGGCATTAACTCTATCGTGACTGCTGACGTTCCGCCCGAGCCGGTTCCTGACTATGCAAGTACAATTTTGATTGTTGAAGATGATAGCCAATTTGCCAGTATTTTAGCTGATATTGCGCGCAAGCATCAGTTTGAACCTGTGGTATGTGCTCGAGCCGATGAAGCCTTAGACAAGGTACGACAAGCGCAGCCTAACGCTGTGATATTAGACATTGGATTGCCAGATATGGATGGGATGGCATTATTGGATACGTTGAAGTCTGAGCCTAAAACACGCCAGA
The window above is part of the Pseudoalteromonas rubra genome. Proteins encoded here:
- a CDS encoding sensor histidine kinase: MRQKTLRWYLARWLFALFGLFSLIWIWVASQVYHYAWDGTSEYYLYQDLEVALSGQLMLPYEDGGKLMGNWQDLPTDYQQALSQHGLGPEAKGQEITQLLTLSDDYLYTLRYTESAFEPLYIIHRISGQDSPSLVAVFIALTLALLILAAVTWWPIHRRIARESGRLTASLQSVSLQENETQAAQFEEFSHHSILAATDAYAQRYAQQQERLYSAFLSHELNTPLAQIHNTISRFEQLDELPLDALPLLTQLEEAGQDLASLSEAILLLCKADQVRLTSTDLNVFLQTWQQHWQQQGLRITLELPSEPIIKPVQSRLLNLLLEQIGKNALQHGEGSLSVSLDSDGMIFTNGISTQQTHQGQGLGTRIVSRVCACFGWQAQHKPGQYYTLTIHFSGYHGDLSSQV
- a CDS encoding response regulator, producing the protein MEFNTLSTRISTGFSLAFLIPATIVIAALFQLAELEQSSTQFSTNELASVKHMQALRSNFEDSKLELKSWMAGGGQQHLQGRREAWQNIDESLFKIKRLSLSALSRDQVVRLEAKLGEARLVQQQIEAVAQTEENFPGLQILFNQAMPRAERIQNAVTLLIEREEELFAGEQRKQLLKHLADFRASFAISMSAAKAFLLSNQESYFRDFEEHHSWHEDAWLNVQQQQTLLDEQQIMQFQKIMRLRVEYWALVRDMFEFRRSADWDQAESIWQAQLGPLTRALKNQLIEIEIAQQQLADNSLMSNQNSLAELSLFSVIALALAAMITTLIAYLINKQIGQSINQSIEVAEQVADGDFSTNVQLQGSKEVRQLSRSLAKMTETLRAITRHAKEIEKGDYTQDFTPKGAQDLLGIALNAMTKNLRKAYQLSQAQTWLKAGQADIAERLTGNQSVVQIYQIACDFCTGYLEAEVGAFYAAQGETFQLKASYAYQCRNTENTEFKLGEGLVGQAALESKLLYLRELPEDHVSILVDSGLGHSAARHVVAMPVKDRRQNEAVLAVIVVASVKPFSAESIELLELCADSIAQAIASAQSRGRLQELLDESQQQAEELESQQQDLKAANEELEQQTQELKRSEEELREQRSRLTQTNTELTERTDTLQKQKVEIENARIELQHRAEQLAASSKYKSEFLANMSHELRTPLNSLLLLSQSLARNSEGNLSDDQLEDIEVIYNGGQSLLTLINEILDLSKVEAGKLKLISDRVDLHGFVARLKRQFEPLAKEKNLDFKVSISALAPKDIETDELRLEQILRNLLSNAFKFTDQGHVELCIEPLAGDVQFSNLEQTPDDCLSFVVKDTGIGIEPDKQQAIFEAFQQADGSTSRAFGGTGLGLTISREFSKLLGGEIHLTSELGAGSTFSLYIPCQKQLDSAEQVTSVPQTEVHKSQPVQQNDFVKVHDDALLAEPLSQSVAGINSIVTADVPPEPVPDYASTILIVEDDSQFASILADIARKHQFEPVVCARADEALDKVRQAQPNAVILDIGLPDMDGMALLDTLKSEPKTRQIPVHIVSGKNKDPKALQKGAIDFLTKPVSLDQMEQVFAKFEVLLQKHIKHILLVEDDTHACKVIKHVLQQKGLQLHVANDGSTAMQLLKQHQIDCCIVDLNLPDISGFELLEKMDAEAGLILPPIIIYTAQELSRDEYHQLLRFTDKIVLKTDHAPVRLQDEVELFLHSVEQQLPPSVVAAKRSDIVSQPVDLSGFHVLLVDDDLRNTYALSKLLKEQGLDVTMADNGQLALEKLQQSEQFDLVLMDIMMPIMDGFEAMRHIRADISQSLPIIALTAKAMSEDKQRCLEAGASDYLAKPVDINVLISMMKIWLYETQNASDRLH